The nucleotide window AAGTACAAATTGGCGATATCCCGTGTGGCGATTGGCTCTGTTTCTATCTGCATCTTCTGGCATTGCCAAAATATCTTGGCGGTAGAGTCTTGCCAATGCAAGAACTGCCTCGTCTAAAATGAGCACCCCGAAATCCTAAAATATACACATGCAACGGaattgttacaaaaatataattaCTAAAATATATGGTACACAATAGTAAAATTAATGTCAACCAGAGTGCCTAAAACGTACCGGCAATCTAGAAATACAGTTATCAGGATTTCTTTGGCAGCAGACTTTCTCCCTAGGAGTTGGCATGTCTCTACAATGAGAGCAGATGCACCATGATGGTTGTACTGTTCCACCCCCAGAAGGTTGAAATCTTTGTTCAGGCTCCAAAATACTGAACAAGTACTCTGGGTTTTCCCTCACAACTCTTTTAAGGGTGTCCCTCATCTCATCAGGTGATAGTGCATCTACTTTACTCTACAGAGATGTatagaaacaaaatttcaaacacgcTTCAAAACGATTGTAGAAAATTTCAACTTATACAACATTTGcattaaaaattattcttgtACCTCAATATCTCTCCTCTCTGCTAAGGCTGTTGCTGCCATCTCTACTGGTGGCTGGACCCTCCTTCGTCCCCGCTTGGTTGGTGCTCGGGGATGAGCCCCGAGTGCAACGTCTGGCTCTCTTTGCATTCTGGGCCGTCCTCTACCTCCACGAAGTTTCCGTGGCCTACCACGTCCCCTTGGCGCAACTGGTTGCGGCGGTGAACTACTACCGGTATCCGATTCGCTTTCTGAGACCTGTGAGAATTAGTAAAAATacattatttaaatatttaagtGTTGTTGGTAAATATACGCAATTTTTTCAGAAACATTTCCCGCGAAAATGTCGAACCCGTCGTGGACCCCAATAGTTCGAAACATCCTAAATCGGAGAAAACATTTGGtgtattatcaattttcatgaaGTAAACATTGATATTATTAACCTGTTCAAAGAATTTCAATAACCTTACCTCGGATTCCATTTTTCTTGACTGCAGTAATTAGCGTTTCTTCTTTATCTGACAATGTTTCCTAGCACAAGTACCTGCCACTCTCTATCACGTGATACAAACAGATATGGTAAAAAGCGAAGCGATtcgtaaaacaattttatttccgGATGATCTTTAAACGGCCTTTACACTGTGGTAGGGGTCGCATTGAATGTCTAAAATATTCAGTAGAGTTTAGTTTTCCATAGCTCTATCTTTTTccattgtaaaacaaataaaaataaaacatgattttgagTCATAGTGGGCCTTTAATACAATTTCATGTATGTAACACCACATGCCCTATTCATGGTGATACAGATTGATAGAAATAACTACTCCTGAACAATGACAGGGTCAAGGTTAAAtgggtgagcaatgtggccttCTTTTACTGTCTCAAACTTAGTTGTAGATCTGAACATAATTATTAATGTCATGGGCTCACCAGCTTGCACACCTAAAGTGCAACTGAAAATAGTAAACTCAATGTGAAAGAGTTGGCACAACTTGACTGAAATAATTAACATTAAATGGCATAAGAAAGTACACCACGACTGAATCTTAGAAATGGGGAAAATGTGAACGAGTATACGTAGAACAGCATCAGCATGTTCCCACAGCAGGATTCCTACCAAATCTGGGCAGACAAAGCAAATCTAGATTATATTCCTTCAATTATGTTCGTGTACAGTCAGACATTGAAGTCTCACTGTTGTCAAGGAATTGTCTTTGTTCCAACAAAACAGCCTACCTTTTTCTGTAACTTCTGAATAGGAAAAGGCAACTGCGGGACAGTTCTATGTGTTGCCTGGGGAGGTAAAGCTGCCTGGTCAGTTCTAGTTGAAGGAGGTACAGCTGCCCGGTCAGTTCTAGTTGGAGGAGGTACAGCTGCCCAGTCTGTTCTAGTTGGAGGAGGTACAGCTGCCCGGTCAGTTCTAGTTGGAGGAGGTACAGCTGCCCGGTCAGTTCTAGTTGGAGGAGGTACAGCTGCCCGATCAGTTGTAGTTGGAGGAGGTACAGCTGCCCGGTCAGTTCTAGTTGGAGGAGGTACAGCTGTTCGGTCAGTTGTAGTTGGAGGAGGTACAGCTGCCCGGTCAGTTCTAGTTGAAGGAGGTACAGCTGCCCGATCAGTTGTAGTTGGAGGAGGTACAGCTGCCTGGTCAGTTCTAGTTGGAGGAGGTACAGCTGCCCGGTCAGTTGTAGTTGGAGGAGGTACAGCTGCCTGGTCAGTTCTAGTTGGAGGTGGTACAGCTGCCCGGTCAGTTCTAGTTGGACGAGGTACAGCTGCTGAAACATTTCAATGATCAATGATTTGAACTGGTACCAATGCCTAGTGACATCTCAGGCAGATCTTTTTGAGTGACTGACAGATGACTGAATTGAAGATAGTATGTTTGcctttttttgacaattttcattgattttaaatcaaagGGATCGGAAATAAATTTTGACAGGTCTTCAATGgctcaataattgaattgatcaTCAGCATTAGGCAAATATCTGACTTAGAATAACTGACCTTTTAACATAGCCGATGCCACTGACTTCCATTGCTCTTCGGTCATGGAAGTCTTTGGAATAGTAATACATTTTTTCGGTTTTCCATTTAGTCGCACCGAATGATTCATCTTTCCTCCCAGAGCCTGAATTTCCTTACGAAGGCTGGGGTCTTTAATTAGGTCACTCTTGACAGCAAATGTGGAATTGACGATGGTGGTAACACCATTCCCCTGCTGTGGTATAAAATGAACGTATATTACAACTTGACCCTCTCCagttcttcattatatacaaaCCACATTCTAATGTCATTTGGTACACTAGATGGTAGTGATCGAATTACAGGGTTATAGTGCTTGTACAAGTCTTTTGAAAGCATTAATGTTGTAGGTATATACCTGCGATGTGCAGATGTTCAAAAGAGTCTTCATCTTAGATGTTGGTATATCTGCAACATCCCTGATGCTGGGGTTTATAATTTCCTTATAATATGGAATAAGGACATCTTTAATGTAGTTGAGGACTGTCTCCATTAAATCAGAACGCCCTGCAGCATTTAGAAACtacaataaaaaataatctagtataataataatctaatatagaactagaactgtccttttGGGACTATTACCCCCGCGGGCACGCTATATAATGGATAAAACAGACATCCTTATATAAATACAGAATTTGTGTAATCTCATATTTCATAATAATCCATGCAATAAATTCTTAGAACATGCCTTGGCAAATCATGCCCATAGTTTCACTGTATTTTGTAACAGCTGTATTTGAACAACACACTCCAAATTTATGagtttagtatacatgtatgttatgtaAGCAATAATTGAGGTATGTTATAATTCCTAACTGTTGACCATGTATGAATTGCAatcaaagtttattatatatcacATTCAAGGATACTTAAGTATAATTAATAATTGTGACTGTGCAAAATTAGAATGCTgtttttttcaaacataaataatacaatgtgtattgtttacataacacagaattaaGGCTCAAATATTAAATTGCTGTTATCCTTTCATTAAAACAAATCCCATATTTGGTGATCAactttaaatgatttatatataagcTTATCTGAGCTGgctcatgtgagcttttctgatcaaaatttgctATCTGCCATTGGCGTCGTTGTCctacatttttataccccccgaactccgggggtatataggaatcactctgtctgtctgtctgtctgtgcagatttgtgtctgggccataacttctttgttctttgacttgtCAAATTTATTaacataccatatttggcacacaggtggatcaccatgagacgatgttgTGAGTACCCTCatacctctatatgaccttaacccttgacctcaaggtcaaaataaaaggttttttttttttttttttttacaatggattcgtgtccaggccataatttctttgttctttgacataggcataccatatttgacacatgagtgtatcaccatacgatgatgtgtcatgtacttttatgacctccatatgaccttgacctcaaggtcaaaattaaaggtttttaaaatgGATTCTGTTATGccgtgatcctttggggctagttTAATTGGGCCACAGTGTGGGAATAAAGATGTCGAAAACCAGAACTGCTAGGGCTTTGGTACAGtgtagcccatgggcctcttgtaagtgttaaaacatcaaaaataatttgtttggtTAAAAATGTGAACCAGTCCTTTTAAAGTAACTTTGTACAAATAATACTAAACATCAgaccatacatgtatctgaagaTAATCACCTGTCGCGCCAGGATTGTTGGCAGGGCTATTCCCTCCAAAATACGGATATCCATCTCCACTGTCTGGATTTTCTCCACCTCCTTGTGGATATCATCATGGCTCAGCCCTGACATGATGTTGAGTATTAATGGAAGTGCTGAGGATGATGCCTTAGCAGCCTCTTCCAATATTCTGGCATCACCAGTCTTTTTTTGTCCTTGAGTGGATAAATTTTCAGGACAAAGAGTCGACTGAAGTATCTGTATAataatgcatttgattaaatctaaatgaaaataaccttggcatataatacaaatatatctttctgaggaattttatGAACTagacaaaataaaatctttggtaaactattgatagtgaAAAGATTTACATGACAGATAATCAATTActtaatttacttttataattgTTGTCAAGGACAATAggtcctatgctggtatttccaCTAGTGTAGACCTAAGTCtaattatacaatgatttccctaatatgcACGATATACTCAGGTGCTATTactcaaatatatattatagagcaaacatataaaattttaaacatcCCGTACAACACAAACACCTGCGTTATTCccaccactcgtcggtacattgtttcacagcACGTGCAGCACAAGTTCACCAAATAAGAGAATGATCATGAACGAACGACTATCACAAGGTATAAATTTCCTGTAATGGCAATTTCATGTATACAACTGTAGCAGTGTACCATAtaaaacagggggggggggggggggggtacgacAATTTGTAAAACTGCACATATAGTGCAACCCAAGATTTTATAACGTATAGTTTTAAATGGAATTAGGAATAGGAAATGTATGTCTGCTATATACATGTGCACATGTAGTCATAAAATATTCCATTGTCGCAAGCCACGGCTGAAACGTACGCTCCTCTTCCCTTTCAAAGATGTACGTTTCAgccgtggcttgcgacgatggAAATATCACGAAGTAAACAGTTAGAATAACCAGTGACTCGCAATCTTATCCGTCGTCTGAATGAAAGCTACTAGTTTTTGGTCAGCTATAATACCCAAATACTGGAATTAAATTCATCTCCACTAGCCATAGATTTTGGGCCCACTGTGCTCTCCGTAGGTGAATGGTTTTGGCTAGCAAAGATagaaaaatttttttaaatgcctAGATGGTCCGCTTGCAGAAACATGACATGCATTACAGTCTTCCCACGTTGGGTAGTATTAAACTCGGGTCGTATAACATATGTGTATGTGTCTATATTATTAATTAGCGATATGAAAATACTATAATACCTGCACATCCTAAGAACTTGAGGAAATCTTCTTTTTTTGTTGGAATGTTGTGTCTTTCTAGCAGGTTGAAATGTTCTTTGCAAAACACAGACCCGTGTTTCGGTTCCAATGTGCACACATTGGGGAAGGTTAGCAATGGATAGCCCCCAACTTCCATGGGAACAGCAAACATGCAGTGGCACATGCATACCTGGACAACAAATATATCAATGTATTGGCAATGGCTTCTAGAAAATTTCTATCCTTTTGCAATCAAGTTACTCTCtgcaattttaaaattcaaatagatACAGTCACACGTTTTCCAATGCACATGTAAGCACCATCAGTGAAATCAAATATGTTCAGACCATTACCCTGTGGTTTTTACGTAGGTCGCGGGTTTACAAACACTTTTTCTCACTAGAAAAACCCATCTGAAAATTTGACCGATGTATCTTGACAATGTATATACTAGTCTactctgtgaaaattgtttttcattcaacagCACGGTTTTTTTTAGTAATTACTGCTTTAACATACCATTGTGTTAGTAGCGACACTGTTTTCCGTTGAATTATATAGACGTCGCGCACGCTATTGGTCAGAACATCGATATGATTTACGTTAAAATAAGTTtttattagctgcaataatgtagccctcccTGATAATGCCACCATTGAgggtatttttatttattgatctACCTTTATTTTTAAGCATAAAATAactataataaattctttttctgcatttcaaattgttgattgattgattgtatcttgttgaacgtcccactcgagaattcgtaaatcatttggagacgtcaccattgcctgtAAAGGACTGCAAATTAATTCAGGCCTTATTATGATCAATGCTAACAGctagcctttgagcaggaagggatctttattgtgtcacacctgctgccTTATACAAAGGAGTGCCCCAGTaagcaagcaaggggtaatgatcAATAAtgtaacccagatccccacagaATAAGGTAACCTGCTTCTTAACTAATAAAGTTGCACTGGGAATGATATTCATACATACCCTTGTATTCTGACCCAACTCCTGCTGACATCATTTGGTCCTTCCACGCATAGAATTGTGCTGTGTCCGTCTGTCTGAGTATACACAATTGTATATTTCTGCAAAAGCTTGGTGTGATACAAAGGCATGATTGCTGTGAATGAAAAAATAGGAACTTTTTATCAACTCTGCATCCACTTATCAAATGATACTCTGTTGACTTCAAAGGATTTTGTTCCAAAACAAATTGATATGTTTGGCGCAATCAATTATCcatgagatatatatatatatatacacatatatacacggtatatataatttcaacaaatattgatttactaGGCAGTTGGGAACAGAAAGAAAATCAACACATGACTATTACTGGGCATATGATTATGCCACTCAAAACTCATTTGCAAGACATACCTACAGCTTGAATTCCATAATGTTTGCATCATTTATAACGAAATgactgattttaaaattttccaatTGTCCCTAATACTAAggaacagagtaaaaacaagtTTGGGAAACATAAATATGGTATGTAAGTAATGGACTCATGCATGATGCTATATACCTGGACTCGCACATAAATTCATGCAGATCTTTATCGAAGAAGACTTTATTACTGGCACATTTCCAGTCACATGTAATGGGCTCAGCATAAAACATTTTCCCTCGATTAGGAACTACATAACCAGTTAAATGGTAATAAATTCTACATATTTTGCATTTTGAAATGCCTCGCTGGCCAGGAATAGGTCCACCAAGACTGTAAAATGTCACACAAATTTGGGAATATGGATATAAAGTTTCACCACATTCAACACACTGTTGAACAGGTGGGTTTACAAATTTTAGATAAGGTTCCTTCCAGTCTTGAGAAGCCTGCCATAAAATTCCGGAAATGTCTTGTGGGTTCTCCCTCCAAAACTGGATGTAGTTCTCGCAATTCTTCAGAACTGGTATTACATGATTTAAGGTCGCAGGAGAAGGGAGATGCCATGCatatatttaaaatcaacattgtgCTGTTTAAGAAGTTAGCATGCACATGGTTTATGGCACTTGAAAGGATGGCCAATTGGGGTGGGGTGAAGTATAGGGAAAGCACTCTTATTGTGTCTTCATTGGAATTCAGTGGTAGTAGGTGAATCTGCTCACAAATTTTTTGTCTGAGTTCTGAATTTCAGCGGTAATGGCTTCTTTTTTCCACATTGTGCTAGCCAGTGACTCTATCTTCTTGGATGGTGTCCCTTCACATGCTTTGGACAGTGACCTTTTTGCTTTTGGTGTCCGGTCTCTTTTCTTCACATCCCTCAGTGTCCGTCTCTTCTGTGGAGTTTCtgaaaaaacattgaaaataagtGATGAATAggaatatgaatatacatgcgCAGTACCTATAATGAGTATATTCATACTATTAGCTAGTCTACACAGTAAATCGGGTTAAAATGAGGAATTCATACAGTCATTGTAATATTGTACTCGCAGATAATTGTACTAGCATAGGGCTGAAATGTTAATGTTAATGATGCCCTGCATTGAACACTCATATCGATGTTAGGCTTTTTATAGATACAATCCTGAAAAGAATATTCTGTGAAAGAATATTTGGTGTCATTTATAAAAAGAaggcatacatgtatgatcagTGTAAAAGACTGTTAACAAAAGTCGGTAAAAGAAACCACACAGGGTAACCACTAACATTGTCACTCAAAAGTCTATTTgaaaatcacattttcatacagatTTATTGAAATTTGTAAGACGTAAGTTCAAATGTGACATTTCACCAGGCACCGTTGTCTTTTGATTGCTACATCGTTTTCTACAAATCAATTTTAGTATATTGTAAACATTTAGTTAGTTTGTttcattgttgttgttttgtttttgtttttttttgtgggGGGGGAGGGGTCTTTTTGTATTATCCTTAATAACCTTTCCTTTGATCTTTTTACATAGATACACACACCTGGCTTCAGTTAGGACTCTGTATATTGTACCTAGGGTACAAAAGTATCACCTTAAAACAGAGTCCTTATTCCTTGCCATATATTAAACAAACGGTCACttccgttttttgtttttttttcatcgaAGTAAATTGTAGGTTTAGTACTGAGCAATGCAATCCAAAAACTGTAAATatctaaaatcaaatcaaagttGAAATATAATAGCAATGAGACCTTATTATATTATCTTCACATATCTATTTAGTAATATTCAGCCCTTTTCTGACGaatgaaataaacaacacaAACACGAAGTTGACAGATGTACAAAATGTCGAAGTTTCTGTGGCTTATTATTTATTCATACACAAACAGACAGGTCGACGTGCTTCCGGTAACGCTACTATAACTTTTTAAGTTATGATGTATACCTGTATTACTTACATAGTTGGGAAAAAAACTGGATCAATACCGTCAAACTTTCTTCTGAGAAACTtcaaaacaaatcaacttcCGTCTTATTTTTGATCAAACGAATTCCGATCCCGATTGTAAAATTCGTAGACGCGATCCCAACGTATTTATAGGTTATGTACAACAAGCTACAAAATGGGTGTACTCAAAATATCAAGAAATGAGCTTTAAATTGAATCTGAGAAAAACAACTGTCTAACAATGACCACTGAAAACTTATTGTGCAAACCTCCAACAATAAACCGATCTGAATAATGAACTATAAACCTGAAGTCAGTTATTAGGTCTGTCAATGTCACTAATGTTAATTAAATTGAttgaaacctgaaataaaaTGCAGGGGAAAGATAATACTGTGCTCTGATGACTTACATTCTCACAACCTTTCACAAATTTTATcaaggaatttaaaaacaaaataaccgAATTTGTTTAGTTAATTTTTAAGAAttaagtggggggggggggggggggttgtaaaTAGTTCTATAAGATTACTTACTtaccaacaaaaaaatcaaagctGATTGCAGTACACAATATAAGTCTACAAAATTATTTCACaggtaagaaaataaaaaaaaatctgttacataatttgaaataaaaaattacagCATTTACAAAACAGTATCCAAagctatatatttaaaatcgCGACAGGCCTGTAATAATCACTATCTGACAATGTCCAAGTGTTCATGTATTGAGTATACCATGCAGTCACTCACCAATCCTGAGCTCATCTGATCTCGTGCATGTGAAGTACTCACTCGTGAAATCCAGTGTTCCTTTTTTTTCTATGAGCACAAAGTCACAATACACATAGTGTCATTAATGAATTTTCACTGTGGCGGTCTTCATAATTGTCCATTGTCCTTGCATCATCTGGACGACATCCAGTCCCAACGTGGGCGCCAATGAAACAGGGTTGGTTAGTACTGTCACAAGCAAAACACCAAACTCCTGGCTTAGGTTCAtctatttatttaaaatgtatCTTTTTGGCCctataacaaataaaacatacataaatatcatttcataataatatatatcacgcatgaattatcagtcaCAATGAAATGATTTGACATTAAGAGTTTTATCCCTTAATCTAGATAATCTAAATATGTACATTATGCTTACATctcacaatatttcattatgagTACTATGAAACTAATAAATgtcataatatatataacaGGCAATATATTCCATTACCTCTCCATGGGACAGAGCCCAGTGCATATAATAGCCTATATACTGGATGTTCCAGAAATAAATCTgtcaataaaaatacataatcttAGGaccattatttatatttaatcagTATAAAACCACTTATTCCAAATCCTTTGACTTTAGTATGAATTACAAGGTTTtacttttatttgataatttaaacTTGCACCCTTCTTTCAAAGTGAAATTAATTATGCAGACATGTTAATAAAGAAGTTAATACTTACTGTCCTGTCCGTATAAAgtctaaaatatcataaatgTCTTAAATATATCTTGTCAGCAAACTAGAACTTTCTGTCAACTTGCTATGAATGCTATCTCAAAGTCTCTAGTAGAAGTACCTGAATAAAACTCAGTCACAAGAACCAATGAAAGTTCAATAAAAGCCCTTTCAACTTGACCACATGACCACCCACTTTTATGGGGTGGATCTATAAGTTAAAACGTGAACATTCTGCATGAtagtttgatttttattttttttataattaagATTAAAAAAACACACTACTACAATAATGTAACCCCAAAAGTGtgcttttacaatattttgtcattttgattaagaaagaaaagggaaatatgatagTACAGTCGTTAATCGTCTTGATGATGGAATGATAATATTAAAATTTGTCGTTCTTCTTCgataaattacatataaattacatgtacatatgattacTTTAAATCACACTTCGTATGCATTAGTAGCCTACACTGCATCAAAATagtaattgaattataaaattattcaattaattcaataacGAATATGCTTCAACAACTGAAGTTTAAAAAGAAGCACactatttatattgtatatatatcaaagtggattgaaatattgcaaaaatgtgcgtggactacacatgtataattacaaataatatgTAGGGTGACACAAGAAAATGCGCATATAAATGCACCATATGTGCAAGTGTGATTTATTTAAGTTACCTTAGATATCTAGAACTCAGTCTCATTCAATATTGTCTATAATGCTAAAACGCGGACTATCGGT belongs to Ostrea edulis chromosome 7, xbOstEdul1.1, whole genome shotgun sequence and includes:
- the LOC125661448 gene encoding uncharacterized protein LOC125661448: MESEVSESESDTGSSSPPQPVAPRGRGRPRKLRGGRGRPRMQREPDVALGAHPRAPTKRGRRRVQPPVEMAATALAERRDIESKVDALSPDEMRDTLKRVVRENPEYLFSILEPEQRFQPSGGGTVQPSWCICSHCRDMPTPREKVCCQRNPDNCISRLPDFGVLILDEAVLALARLYRQDILAMPEDADRNRANRHTGYRQFVLWHHGKLGAGDRRVIPSCCVWRIRDKFPDPHGHYIGFKDNRLQ